The Elgaria multicarinata webbii isolate HBS135686 ecotype San Diego chromosome 4, rElgMul1.1.pri, whole genome shotgun sequence genome contains a region encoding:
- the NEIL2 gene encoding endonuclease 8-like 2, protein MPEGPSVKRFQLLCTPFVGKAVNKVGGSTRQVDPGDLKMLTLWDAQVHGKNLFLAFGAPGDNSKSTSPEASEHGSTSQGKMASERSSFLPRQEGNESDGCDPQRCLQEEHEGDLPSLMDDVAGRPWEWLRFHFGLYGSIRASEFARAKNANKRGDWKDPIPRLVLYFDDGGFLVFYNCRIHRCSSPTAEPATDILSPEFDRERALDALCKATPVCHTLLDQSYFSGLGNRIKNEALYLAKIHPLSLGSLLTPSDLRSLLDHALQFSLEWLHSKLRGQRLRLQIYMKEKCPEGHEAKKGAFGPLDGLKRLTWWCPQCQPQVLPEDTGMPPVQCS, encoded by the exons ATGCCAGAAGGCCCATCCGTAAAAAGATTCCAGCTTCTCTGCACTCCCTTTGTCGGGAAGGCAGTGAACAAAGTGGGAGGAAGCACTCGGCAGGTGGACCCAGGCGATCTGAAGATGCTGACACTGTGGGATGCTCAG GTCCATGGGAAGAACTTGTTTCTGGCCTTCGGTGCCCCTGGGGACAACAGCAAGAGCACATCGCCGGAAGCGTCTGAACATGGGTCAACCAGTCAAGGGAAGATGGCTAGCGAGAGGAGCTCCTTTCTCCCGAGGCAGGAAGGGAATGAGTCTGATGGCTGTGATCCGCAGCGCTGCCTACAAGAGGAGCACGAAGGTGACTTGCCATCGCTTATGGACGACGTTGCTGGGCGCCCTTGGGAATGGCTGCGCTTCCACTTCGGCCTGTATGGAAGCATCCGAGCCAGCGAGTTCGCAAGAGCCAAGAATGCAAACAAAAGGGGGGACTGGAAAGATCCAATTCCCAG GCTGGTTCTGTATTTCGACGATGGCGGCTTCCTTGTGTTTTACAACTGCCGAATCCATCGGTGCTCTTCTCCCACCGCTGAGCCGGCTACTGACATCCTGAGCCCAGAGTTTGATCGGGAAAGGGCTTTGGACGCCCTTTGTAAAGCTACCCCTGTGTGCCACACTCTTCTGGACCAAAGCTATTTCTCAGGACTAG GAAACAGGATTAAGAACGAGGCCCTGTATCTGGCAAAGATCCACCCGCTCTCCCTCGGCTCTCTCTTGACACCCTCGGACCTGAGGTCTTTGCTTGATCACGCCCTTCAGTTCAGCTTGGAGTGGCTTCACAGCAAGTTGCGGGGACAGAGACTACGCCTGCAGATTTACATGAAAGAGAAATGCCCCGAAGGGCACGAGGCGAAGAAGGGAGCCTTTGGACCCCTAGATGGGCTGAAGAGACTCACTTGGTGGTGTCCACAGTGCCAGCCTCAAGTGCTTCCAGAAGACACCGGGATGCCTCCTGTGCAGTGCAGCTGA